A region from the Aegilops tauschii subsp. strangulata cultivar AL8/78 chromosome 5, Aet v6.0, whole genome shotgun sequence genome encodes:
- the LOC109733051 gene encoding probable galacturonosyltransferase-like 7, which translates to MVVLSPSLQSFPPAEAIRSSQFDSHVRFPGQIAGGARGLPFRRAPSFRNAADCGNATGNVCDPSLVHIAITLDEGYLRGSIAAVHYVVQHAMCPESVFFHFLVSDPSLGDLVRAVFPQLRFKVYYFDPARVRGLISSSARQALEEPLNYARNYLADLLEPCVRRVIYLDSDLVLVDDVAKLWRTDLGGRTVGAPEYCHANFTKYFTDRFWSEEQRRSAREQRGQRGGRAGAEQAARRAWRAARQQAAGRRAAAGPVQPLGLTDLWARGKFNTNGKFDKFDL; encoded by the exons ATGGTGGTCTTGTCGCCGTCGCTGCAGTCCTTCCCGCCCGCCGAGGCCATCCGGTCGTCGCAGTTCGACAGCCACGTCCGCTTCCCCGGCCAGATCGCCGGGGGCGCGAGGGGCCTCCCCTTCCGCCGCGCGCCGTCCTTCCGCAATGCCGCTGACTGCGGCAACGCCACCGGCAATGTCTGCGACCCCTCGCTCGTCCACATCGCGATTACTCTGGACGAGGGGTACCTGAGGGGCTCGATTGCCGCGGTCCATTACGTGGTTCAGCACGCCATGTGCCCCGAGAGCGTCTTCTTCCACTTCCTCGTCTCTGACCCGAGCCTGGGCGACCTCGTCCGCGCCGTCTTCCCGCAGCTCCGGTTCAAAGTCTACTACTTCGACCCCGCGCGCGTCCGGGGGCTCATCTCGTCGTCGGCGCGGCAGGCGCTGGAGGAGCCGCTCAACTACGCCCGCAACTACCTCGCCGACCTCCTGGAGCCATGCGTGCGCCGCGTCATCTATCTGGACTCCGACCTCGTGCTCGTCGACGACGTGGCCAAGCTCTGGCGCACCGACCTCGGCGGCCGCACCGTCGGCGCGCCGGAGTACTGCCATGCCAACTTCACCAAGTACTTCACCGACCGGTTCTGGTCAGAGGAGCAGCGGCGGAGCGCGCGGGAGCAGCGCGGGCAGCGCGGCGGGCGCGCGGGAGCAGAGCAAGCAGCGCGGCGGGCCTGGCGAGCAGCGCGGCAGCAAGcagcggggcggcgggcggcggcggggcccgtCCAGCCTCTCGGTCTCACTGATTTGTGGGCCAGAGGAAAG TTCAATACGAATGGTAAATTTGATAAATTTGATCTGTga